In Debaryomyces hansenii CBS767 chromosome B complete sequence, one genomic interval encodes:
- a CDS encoding DEHA2B16148p (some similarities with uniprot|Q12139 Saccharomyces cerevisiae YPR022C protein), translated as MANMPITMTNKFECDFPGCHKSFSRKDHLRRHHLNHDDNAVLHGCSYPGCKMEFKRYDVMIGHYERHFKKRKVLNKDQVAYGSESNLRQNQTSPAIERQDDISEKDNVFMQAGFMDILFDLNELVPEDRTEQNPSKLNNIHKNTAQNIIYSEFPSTLMFKNYPDAILLEIFNGDFETLSISQTSSSLLTSEMLKTLLHLVPNLVQFPDFNIPTFEYCLEVYWSVFHIQFPILHRASFNTSTAHPLLVVAMIMIGSVLSYSARDILKDPTGLSLTIGTDLRWLIFKSRKYGPSQLWELQSLLILEVYEKYFANRDLFERSSIHHAAKVEMIKRSTSLIGEPYVSETRSTIKSKENDGERLWNKWIAAESMKRCTLMSFCSDLTSSMISSHNSSLFVDKLTLALPCNDLLWEASFENLKSFTLPAKSDSIRDCLKKLLKGENIKADSFGKKILFHTLASLIIQLENKDEIVSLIGNIGYDSLKDRWRDKISFALDAWKYNVNGACSDVKNLLIDSPTLESSILNPLYLHLDDTKCKCPTYHMAQIRLHVINNDVLVYSGVPVSMNSRSSNEECQNVSIRMKRWADSLNGRIGVVHAYLCLIECLLSVDKISYLPRIDPIPERRHVMVVCSLTIWCYNYIVYGPESNQYLSEDKYSFKESAFHYLNKLKDKFCSIIIPSQNAIEFHLNVRKCAINLPQFENTHYIAGFMNEMSQLFDACSWSLGREYSRSFKVCEERSLGREEIFCNDMYKDE; from the coding sequence ATGGCTAATATGCCTATAACCATGacaaataaatttgaatgtGATTTTCCTGGATGCCATAAATCTTTCTCAAGAAAGGATCATTTAAGGAGGCATCATTTGAACCATGATGATAATGCTGTTTTGCATGGGTGTTCTTACCCTGGATGCAAGATGGAATTTAAAAGGTATGATGTTATGATTGGTCATTACGAACGACATttcaagaagagaaagGTGCTAAATAAAGATCAAGTAGCATATGGATCGGAAAGTAATTTAAGACAAAATCAAACATCACCAGCAATTGAGAGACAGGATGATATCTCAGAGAAGGATAACGTCTTCATGCAAGCAGGATTTATGGATATCCTATTTGACttaaatgaattagttCCTGAGGATAGAACTGAACAAAATCCTtcgaaattgaataatatccATAAAAATACAGcacaaaatataatttattctgaATTTCCTAGCACATTGATGTTTAAGAATTATCCTGATGCTATtcttttggaaatttttaaTGGGGACTTTGAAACATTATCTATTTCTCAAACTAGTTCGTCATTATTAACATCTGAAATGTTGAAAACTTTACTTCACTTAGTACCTAATTTAGTTCAGTTTCCGGACTTTAATATCCCCACGTTTGAATATTGTTTGGAGGTATACTGGAGCGTTTTCCATATCCAGTTTCCAATTCTACATCGGGCGTCATTTAATACTTCAACAGCACATCCCTTGCTTGTGGTGGCGATGATTATGATTGGTTCCGTGCTATCTTACTCAGCTAGagatatattgaaagacCCTACAGGCCTTTCACTAACAATAGGAACAGATCTCAGATGGCTAATTTTCAAGAGTAGAAAGTATGGTCCCTCTCAACTATGGGAATTACAAAGTTTACTAATTTTAGAAGTgtatgaaaaatattttgcaaataGAGACCTATTCGAACGGTCATCTATTCATCATGCAGCTAAGGTAGAGATGATAAAGCGAAGTACATCTCTTATAGGGGAACCCTATGTCTCCGAAACTAGGTCTACTATTAAGTCAAAGGAAAATGACGGTGAACGGCTATGGAATAAATGGATTGCTGCTGAGTCAATGAAAAGATGTACGTTAATGTCATTTTGTTCTGATTTGACAAGCTCTATGATATCATCACATAATTCAAGCTTGTTCGTAGATAAATTGACCTTAGCATTACCTTGCAACGATCTCTTATGGGAAGCAAGTTTCGAAAACCTCAAAAGCTTCACGTTGCCGGCAAAATCTGATTCTATTCGTGATTGTTTAAAGAAATTACTTAAAGGTGAAAACATTAAAGCTGATTCATTTGgtaagaaaattttatttcataCTTTAGCTTCGTTAATAATTCAGttggaaaataaagatgagATTGTATCACTTATAGGTAATATCGGTTATGATAGTCTTAAGGATAGATGGAGGGACAAAATATCTTTTGCATTGGATGCATGGAAATATAATGTAAACGGAGCATGTTCTGATGTTAAAAATTTACTAATAGATTCACCGACATTAGAAAGTAGTATCTTAAATCCTTTATATTTGCATTTAGATGATACCAAATGTAAATGTCCCACTTACCATATGGCACAAATTAGATTGCATgtcattaataatgatgtgCTTGTTTATTCAGGGGTCCCAGTGAGTATGAATAGCAGATCTCTGAATGAGGAATGTCAAAATGTATCGATAAGAATGAAGAGGTGGGCTGATTCTTTAAATGGAAGAATAGGAGTAGTACATGCATATTTATGTTTGATTGAGTGCTTGTTGAGTGTGGATAAGATTAGTTATTTACCAAGAATTGACCCGATTCCTGAAAGAAGGCATGTGATGGTTGTGTGCTCTCTAACAATATGGTGCTACAACTATATTGTCTATGGGCCAgaatcaaatcaatatctttcAGAAGACAAATATAGCTTTAAAGAAAGTgcatttcattatttgaataagttGAAAGACAAATTCTGTTCAATAATTATTCCAAGTCAAAACGCAATAGAATTCCATTTGAATGTTCGGAAATGTGCGATTAATTTACCGCAATTTGAGAATACTCATTATATTGCAGGTTTTATGAATGAAATGTCGCAATTATTTGATGCATGTTCTTGGAGTTTGGGTAGGGAGTATTCGAGACTGTTTAAAGTGTGTGAAGAAAGATCATTAGGAAGAGAAGAGATTTTTTGTAATGATATGTATAAAGATGAATAa
- a CDS encoding DEHA2B16170p (weakly similar to uniprot|P32804 Saccharomyces cerevisiae YGL255w ZRT1 high-affinity zinc transport protein) translates to MLLKGIYLFISLLVLSLARTVTVTSTRDYRVGLSTLFNEGNIQTTVTNSRASDSSDDLSSAAQTTAVTGCHLHGSEQFCIDGEGNEGSIIPGPSKTEDSPSSYTGCHSHEEDTFCLNSDGDEVQFVKDTESSSSSTSTSSGGKNCHFHAGVEHCVADGESEHGASAETCERVDRDYDIPLRIGLLFVILVTSAIGSFGPIVLTSFFKFKLDGVIITILKQFGTGIIISTAFVHLMTHADLMWGNSCITLGYESTATSITMAGIFLTFLIEYLGNRLIGWRSQKSSKRLIGRGNPEKANDITEETISPASTHNHDGPVLVNDEFSCVVMEAGIVFHSILLGITLVVAGDSYFITLFIVIMFHQMFEGIALSTRIVELPNTKLLKKLLMAGVYALVTPVGMAIGIGTLNKFNGNDPSTIIALGTLDSFSAGILIWTGLIEMWAHDWIFGNLATASFLKTSIALVSLIAGFIVMSVLGKWA, encoded by the coding sequence ATGCTCTTAAAAGGAATCTATTTATTCATAAGCCTTTTGGTTTTATCATTGGCAAGGACGGTTACTGTAACATCCACTAGAGACTATCGTGTGGGGTTGTCTACTCTTTTTAATGAGGgaaatattcaaacaaCTGTTACTAACAGTAGGGCCTCAGATTCTTCAGATGATTTATCCAGCGCAGCTCAAACAACAGCAGTGACTGGTTGTCATTTACATGGGTCTGAACAATTTTGTATAGATGGTGAAGGAAATGAAGGTTCTATAATTCCTGGTCCAAGCAAAACTGAAGATTCGCCATCAAGTTATACTGGTTGCCATTCCCACGAAGAAGATACTTTTTGTCTTAACTCAGACGGGGACGAGGTGCAATTTGTGAAAGATACAGAatcctcatcatcttcCACATCCACCTCTTCAGGTGGGAAGAATTGCCATTTTCATGCCGGCGTGGAACATTGTGTAGCAGATGGTGAATCAGAACATGGTGCATCTGCTGAAACTTGCGAAAGAGTTGATCGTGATTATGATATTCCTTTGAGAATTGGATTGCTCTTTGTAATACTAGTGACAAGTGCTATTGGGTCCTTTGGACCTATCGTGTTAACAagtttctttaaatttaaattggATGGGGTAATAATCACTATTCTTAAACAATTTGGTACAggtattattatatcaaCTGCATTTGTACACCTTATGACCCATGCAGATTTGATGTGGGGCAATTCATGCATTACTCTTGGATATGAGTCGACAGCAACATCGATTACCATGGCAGGTATTTTTCTTACCTTCTTAATAGAATACTTGGGAAATAGGCTTATTGGTTGGAGAAGTCAGAAGTCTTCAAAGCGATTAATAGGGAGAGGTAATCCTGAAAAAGCTAATGATATTACAGAAGAAACTATTTCTCCTGCTAGTACACATAATCACGATGGTCCGGTATTAGTTAATGATGAGTTCTCATGTGTTGTAATGGAAGCTGGGATTGTATTTCATTCTATATTACTCGGCATAACGCTAGTAGTAGCAGGTGACTCATACTTTATTACTTtattcatcgtcatcatgTTTCATCAAATGTTCGAAGGTATTGCTTTAAGTACAAGAATTGTTGAACTCCCtaatacaaaattattaaaaaaattattaatggCTGGAGTTTATGCATTAGTCACACCAGTTGGTATGGCTATTGGTATTGGGACTTTAAATAAGTTTAATGGCAACGATCCAAGTACCATTATTGCATTGGGAACTTTAGATTCTTTTTCAGCGGGCATTCTCATTTGGACTGGCTTAATAGAAATGTGGGCCCATGATTGGATCTTTGGTAATTTGGCTACAGCGTCCTTTTTAAAAACGAGTATAGCTTTGGTTTCTTTAATAGCTGGCTTTATTGTGATGAGTGTACTTGGTAAATGGGCTTAA
- a CDS encoding DEHA2B16192p (similar to uniprot|P87020 Candida albicans PH-regulated antigen PRA1 precursor (58 kDa fibrinogen binding mannoprotein)) — MKINNILLLVFTTGCLAAPASSSEDITVTKYVDSSSTAYDWSEDWVKNFPVHKSCNDSQFNQLSNALEETQILAAHARDHTARFGNSSRFYQKYFGNAPSGEVVGWFENIVSSDKSKTLFRCDDIDDNCKLDGWAGHWRGENATNENVICDLSYTSRLYLAQMCSQGYTVSNSKNSVFWAGDLLHRIWHTDSIGQGVVGHYADTYDECLELARKNATEAVRNSATLRYYALDVYAYDIAVPGKGCTGDKKSNTESNSSSTTEASKSSSEAEGGSECHTHSNGETHCV; from the coding sequence atgaaaataaataatatacttcttcttgtttttaCCACAGGTTGTCTTGCTGCTCCAGCTTCTAGTAGCGAAGACATAACAGTTACAAAATATGTCGACAGCAGTTCTACTGCTTATGATTGGTCGGAAGATTGGGTCAAAAATTTCCCAGTCCATAAGTCATGTAATGATAGTCAGTTTAACCAGTTGAGTAATGCTTTGGAAGAAACTCAAATTTTAGCTGCCCACGCTAGAGACCATACGGCAAGATTTGGAAACCTGTCTagattttatcaaaagTACTTTGGTAATGCTCCATCTGGAGAAGTAGTTGGTTggtttgaaaatattgttaGCTCCGATAAAAGCAAAACATTATTTCGCTGTGATGACATAGATGATAACTGTAAACTTGATGGTTGGGCGGGTCATTGGAGAGGAGAAAACGCCACAAACGAAAATGTAATTTGTGATTTATCATATACATCTCGGCTTTACTTAGCTCAAATGTGTAGCCAGGGATACACAGTTTCAAATTCTAAGAATTCAGTATTTTGGGCTGGTGATTTGTTACATAGGATTTGGCACACTGATAGTATAGGACAGGGTGTAGTAGGCCATTATGCTGATACATATGATGAATGTTTGGAATTAGCCAGAAAAAATGCAACTGAAGCTGTAAGAAATTCAGCTACTTTGAGATATTATGCCTTAGATGTTTATGCTTATGACATAGCTGTTCCTGGGAAAGGATGTACAGGTGATAAAAAAAGTAATACAGAAAGTAATAGCTCGTCTACTACCGAGGCAAGTAAATCATCCTCTGAGGCTGAAGGAGGATCCGAATGTCATACTCATTCGAATGGTGAAACTCACTGTGTTTAA
- a CDS encoding DEHA2B16214p (similar to uniprot|P06115 Saccharomyces cerevisiae YGR088W CTT1 Cytosolic catalase T) translates to MVSEYIQNTKKDPAVYSTSNGVPYANHPYGAQTAGPGGPLLLQDFNLMDDISHFDHERIPERVVHAKGGGAHGYFELTDSLSDLTYARPLQSPGYKCPVSVRFSTVGGERGTPDTIRDPRGFSIKLKTDIGNMDWVFNNTPIFFIRDPIKFSKFIHTQKRDPSTNLNQLTDPYHTWDYFIQNPECLHQITYMFGKRGIPKSWAEMHGYSGHTFKLINDKDEITYIQIHCLADGGFDGFSDKEGKELAGSSPEYNTKDLYERIAAGNYPSYSFYVQTMTPKQAEEFRYSINDLTKVWPHKEFPLRKFGRMVLDKNPVNYHDEIEQIAFSPAHLVPGIEPSNDPVLQSRLYSYSDTHRHRLGANYQQLPVNKPRTFDSNSGCPFLAGNFQREGIASIDNQGSRPNYLSSLLPINSVSNDPKSYKNGLPPVEEKKYLGVVPKRSTDKYEILQKERNLKAHEEKIWLKSYDYISGFSELDVEQPRALYKNIISKQDKGDFIEAIVGHASKISVPQIKERVPQLWGLIDGDLGSEVAKGLGVSYKHLTVDEYIEDLGIAPAN, encoded by the coding sequence ATGGTTTCTGAATACATTCAAAATACGAAGAAAGATCCAGCAGTGTACTCAACCTCCAATGGAGTTCCTTATGCCAATCATCCATATGGTGCCCAAACGGCAGGCCCTGGCGGGCCACTATTATTGCAAGATTTTAATTTGATGGACGACATTTCTCACTTCGATCATGAAAGAATCCCAGAAAGAGTTGTTCACGCAAAAGGTGGTGGTGCTCACGGATATTTCGAATTGACTGATTCATTGTCTGATTTAACTTATGCCCGTCCATTACAATCCCCAGGCTATAAATGTCCTGTATCAGTTAGATTCTCTACAGTTGGAGGTGAAAGGGGTACACCGGACACAATAAGAGATCCAAGGGGGTTCtcaattaaattgaaaactgACATTGGTAATATGGATTGGGTTTTTAACAATACACcaatcttctttattagAGACCCGATTAAGTTCTCCAAATTTATTCACACCCAAAAGAGAGATCCATCTACAAACCTTAATCAATTAACTGATCCATACCATACTTGGGACTACTTTATTCAGAATCCTGAATGCTTACATCAAATAACTTACATGTTTGGTAAAAGGGGTATTCCAAAGAGTTGGGCCGAAATGCACGGATATTCGGGTCATACATTTAAACTAATTAACgataaagatgaaattacTTATATTCAGATCCATTGTCTTGCTGATGGAGGTTTTGACGGCTTTAGTGACAAAGAAGGTAAAGAGTTGGCTGGTTCATCACCTGAATACAACACTAAGGATTTATATGAAAGAATTGCTGCTGGTAATTATCCATCATATTCATTTTATGTTCAAACGATGACACCTAAACAAGCTGAAGAATTTCGTTATTCTATCAATGATTTAACAAAAGTATGGCCTCACAAAGAATTCCCATTAAGAAAGTTTGGCCGCATGGTTTTAGATAAGAATCCGGTAAATTACCACgatgaaattgaacaaattgcCTTTTCACCTGCTCATTTAGTTCCCGGAATTGAGCCTTCAAATGATCCTGTTTTACAATCTAGGTTATACTCTTACTCTGATACACATCGTCATAGATTAGGCGCCAATTACCAACAGTTACCGGTTAACAAACCAAGGACATTTGATAGTAATTCTGGATGTCCATTTTTAGCAGgtaattttcaaagagAAGGGATTGCATCTATTGATAATCAAGGATCTAGACCTAATTATTTGAGTTCGTTATTACCTATTAATTCTGTCTCGAACGATCCAAAGTCATACAAGAATGGATTACCACctgttgaagaaaaaaagtATTTAGGTGTTGTTCCGAAACGATCTActgataaatatgaaattttacAGAAAGAACGTAATTTGAAGGCAcatgaagaaaaaatttGGCTCAAATCGTATGACTATATTTCTGGATTTAGTGAGCTAGATGTTGAACAGCCAAGAGCCctttataaaaatattattagtaAGCAAGATAAAGGGGATTTCATAGAAGCTATTGTTGGACATGCATCGAAAATAAGTGTTCCTCaaataaaagaaagagTACCTCAGTTATGGGGTTTGATAGACGGGGATTTAGGAAGTGAAGTTGCTAAAGGTTTAGGAGTAAGTTACAAGCATCTTACTGTTGACGAATATATCGAAGATCTTGGAATAGCTCCTGCTaactaa